The nucleotide window TTGAAACGAGGTGTCGCGCCAAAAAAAATAAGCTATATTGGAATGCAAAATTAGGAATGGTTATTCCTATTATTTGACTTTAAGGAGTCTATATAATGAAATTGAAAAAAATTGCTCTTGGTGCTGCCGCTCTTGCACTTATCGCTTGCGGCGAAGCCCAGAAACCGGTTCCTCAAGTTGCTGCAGTAACCCCGAATTCTACAGATGACCAGAAATTTGCATACATGCTCGGTGCCCAGTTCGGTCTTCAGAATTTTTCGAATCTTCCGTGGCAAACTGGTGAAGGCATTGACGAAGACGTTGTTGTTCAGGCTTTCCGTGATGCTTTGGATAACATGAAGGATTCTACCCACAAGCTGCAGATTCCGCAGGATTCTCTTGGCGTCATTAGCCGTCGTATCCAGAACACCATGCGTGAACGCTATCTCAAGACTCAGCCGGATTCAAGCGCTAAGGATTTAGCTGACGCACAGCGCTACGCTCTTATTGATTCTCTTCGTAAGGCTTTGCCCGTAAATCCAGCTCCGGCAGTGAAGAATGAAAAAGTGACGCTCCCGGAAGTTCCTTCTGAACAGCAAAAGTTCTCTTACCTCATTGGTTTCCAGTTCGGTAACCAGTTCTATGGCATCGGTCGTCAGTTCGAAACAGAATTTGACGGGGACTATTTCGTCCTCGGTCTCCGTGATGCAGGCAAGCGCGTTCGCGATACCACGTTCACAATGACTCTTCCGGATGATACTTTGAAGGCTGTCGGCGACCGCTTTATGGAAAAATCGAAGTTGATTAACGAAGAAAGGATGAAGAAGGCTAAGGCTGAAGAAGAAAAGCTCAAGGCTGAAGTTGCTTCTCTCCGTGGCGATACGCTTGCCAATGGCATGCCTGCCAAGATGAACTTCAAGGTGAAGGCCTCTGGCATTACGGTCAAGGGCGAAGACTTGAGCGCATTTGCTGGTAAGCCGCTTCTCATGTTCTATTTCTCTGCAACTTGCGGTCACTGCGCACATGCCGCTCCGCAGATTCTTGAAATTGCAAAGGAATTTGCACCGAAGGGCCTTACGACTGTTTCTATCGCTAGCGGTGGAAACAACAAGCCGGGCATCCGTCGCTTTATTGACGATGCTAAGTTTGATGATAACATCAGCGTCATGTGGGATGAAGCTCGTCAGTTCGGCGAACTTTACAGCGATGGCTATGTTCCGAAGGTCTACCTCGTAAATCCGGATGGCTCGTACAAGCAGTACGCTGCATTCGAACGCGAAAAGGATGACTTGAAGAAAGAAATTGCTGAACTCCTCCAAGGCAAGAATGTCGAATGGAAGATCGAAGTCAAGAAGCCTGAAGAACCTGCCAAGGCTCCTGAAGCTAAGCAGCAACCCAAGAAGGAAGTAAAGCCGCCCAAAGCTAAGAAGTAATTCTTCTGGTGTATTTTTTAGAAACGCATCTCGCATTGCGGGATGTGTTCTTTTTTTGTAGTGCGTTTTTCTATAGCCGCATTGTCCGTTATTTTTTAAATTTGGCGCATGATTATCGCAGAATTTGATGTCGTTGTTGTCGGTGGCGGTCACGCCGGAATTGAAGCAACTCATGCCGCATGGAAGATTGGTGTAAAAACCGCCATGCTTACGATGGACTTGAACGCAATTGGTCGAATGTCTTGCAATCCGGCTGTTGGTGGCGTTGCTAAAGGCCAAATCGTTCGCGACATTGATGCTTTGGGCGGCCTCATGGGGCTTTTGACAGACAAGGCTGGCATCCAGTTCCGCATGCTCAACATGAGCAAGGGTCCTGCCGTTTGGGGGCCGCGTGCGCAATGCGATATGAAGTATTACAGCGAAGTCGCTCGTGAAACGATGGAAAGTTTGCAAGGACTCACGCTGATTCAAGGCGAACTAGCTGCCTTCGAGCGCATGAACGATGGACGTTTAGAACTCACGCTCTTGAATGGCGACCGTTACATTACACGCGCGCTCGTTATTACGAGTGGAACGTTCCTCGCCTCCAAGATGTTTACCGGTCTTGAAACAAGCATCGGTGGACGAGTGGGTGAACCGAGTGCAGACAAACTTTCGGAATGCTTGGCGAAAAACGGAATTCGTTTGCGCCGCTTGAAGACTGGCACTCCGAGCCGCCTCGATCCAGATTCGATTGACTTTAACGAATGCGATGTGCAACATGGCGACGATAAGCC belongs to Fibrobacter succinogenes and includes:
- a CDS encoding FKBP-type peptidyl-prolyl cis-trans isomerase N-terminal domain-containing protein; this translates as MKLKKIALGAAALALIACGEAQKPVPQVAAVTPNSTDDQKFAYMLGAQFGLQNFSNLPWQTGEGIDEDVVVQAFRDALDNMKDSTHKLQIPQDSLGVISRRIQNTMRERYLKTQPDSSAKDLADAQRYALIDSLRKALPVNPAPAVKNEKVTLPEVPSEQQKFSYLIGFQFGNQFYGIGRQFETEFDGDYFVLGLRDAGKRVRDTTFTMTLPDDTLKAVGDRFMEKSKLINEERMKKAKAEEEKLKAEVASLRGDTLANGMPAKMNFKVKASGITVKGEDLSAFAGKPLLMFYFSATCGHCAHAAPQILEIAKEFAPKGLTTVSIASGGNNKPGIRRFIDDAKFDDNISVMWDEARQFGELYSDGYVPKVYLVNPDGSYKQYAAFEREKDDLKKEIAELLQGKNVEWKIEVKKPEEPAKAPEAKQQPKKEVKPPKAKK